A region of Vespula vulgaris chromosome 1, iyVesVulg1.1, whole genome shotgun sequence DNA encodes the following proteins:
- the LOC127061592 gene encoding maternal embryonic leucine zipper kinase-like isoform X1, with protein sequence MMVRYAALKGLYELEKTIGSGGFAKVKLGIHVATGEKVAIKIMDKTALGDDLPRVKLEVEALKTLLHQHICKLYQVIETDTYYFMVIEYCSGGELFDHIVERNRLTESESRKFFRQIVSAVAYLHSLGYAHRDLKPENVLLDKDENLKLIDFGLCAKPKSGMQSHLYTSCGSPTYAAPELILGKKYLGSEVDIWSMGVILYALLCGFLPFDDNSIENLYKKILSGKYDEPGWLSSSSKRLIRAMLQRDPKKRITIQELCNHPWITSGFLNPISFVHKTNFEKDDDVLSTMSAICGEHSSDIWNILAKSDRTDYRTATYLLLLDRKLRGLSLKISSSAKSYFRQGLTGVDLPQHEGGIHNFITNLEHSPRSKIIRRSPVTNDCSTNKYKTPVADKTVKQFTEPQTACRKRLRSKESDECSSPVPIKKCTEKNKLVSTPTNNVPSESRDAQSSTPGSARKVIMGLERGLHRVRCVLTPKRRIKNENIDPDQPTVLSGKGLCNVSSTSSDCPKYVLSQLRRALRRKGIMCHQKGFILQGETDDCTEDVNNTKPFLSRNACSFELEVCLLEGISEDKLLVGIRRKRLKGDAWVYKRVCEEVLALAAEDISSGQKDGSSESKCPI encoded by the exons atgaTGGTGCGATATGCAGCTCTTAAGGGATTATATGAGTTGGAAAAGACAATTGGAAGCGGAGGTTTCGCAAAAGTTAAACTTGGTATACATGTTGCGACTGGAGAAAAAGTTGCTATTAAAATTATGGATAAAACAGCTTTGGGC GATGATTTACCAAGGGTAAAATTAGAAGTAGAAGCGCTCAAAACTTTGCTACATCAACACATATGTAAATTGTATCAAGTTATAGAAACAGacacatattattttatggtaATAGAATATTGTTCAGGAGGAGAATTGTTTGATCACATAG tcGAAAGAAACAGATTGACCGAGTCAGAATCTCGCAAATTTTTTCGTCAAATTGTTTCCGCAGTAGCATATTTGCATAGCCTTGGATATGCTCATCGTGATCTTAAACCT gaaaatgttttattagatAAAGATGAAAACTTGAAACTCATTGATTTTGGTTTATGCGCGAAACCAAAAAGTGGAATGCAATCGCATTTGTATACTTCTTGTGGTTCTCCAACTTATGCAGCACCGGAATTGATATTaggcaaaaaatatttag GTTCAGAAGTAGACATCTGGAGCATGGGAGTCATTCTTTATGCTTTACTCTGTGGTTTCCTTCCATTTGATGACAATAGTATAGagaatttatacaaaaaaattttg agtGGGAAGTATGACGAGCCAGGCTGGTTATCTAGTAGTAGCAAAAGATTAATTCGTGCAATGTTACAAAGAGATCCAAAAAAGAGGATAACGATTCAAGAATTGTGCAATCACCCATGGATAACATCAGGTTTCCTTAATCCAATATCATTTGTTCATAAAACTAAT TTTGAGAAAGATGACGATGTATTAAGTACTATGTCTGCAATTTGTGGAGAACACAGTTCGGATATATGGAATATATTAGCTAAAAGTGACAGAACTGATTATAGAACAGCCACATATTTATTActacttgatagaaaattgCGTGgcctttctttaaaaatttcatcctCTGCAAAGTCTTATTTCAGGCAGGGCTTG ACAGGAGTCGATTTGCCGCAGCATGAAGGTggaattcataattttatcacAAATTTGGAACACTCTCCTAGaagtaaaataattagaaGATCACCTGTCACCAATGACTGCTCAActaataaatacaaaactcCTGTTGCTG ataaaacTGTAAAACAATTCACAGAACCGCAGACTGCTTgtagaaaaagattaagaagTAAAGAATCAGATGAGTGTTCTTCCCCTG TGCCAATAAAGAAGTGtactgaaaaaaataaacttgtATCAACACCTACTAATAACGTACCATCAGAATCTAG agatGCACAATCCTCGACGCCGGGAAGTGCAAGAAAAGTTATAATGGGTTTGGAGAGAGGGTTGCATCGTGTTAGGTGCGTTCTTACTCCAAAACGgcgaattaaaaatgaaaatatagatCCTGATCAGCCGACTGTACTTTCTGGTAAA GGTTTGTGCAATGTATCATCGACATCCAGTGATTGTCCAAAATACGTCTTATCACAATTACGACGAGCTTTACGACGTAAAGGAATTATGTGTCATCAAAAAGg TTTCATTTTGCAAGGTGAAACGGATGACTGTACGGAAGACGTAAATAATACGAAACCATTTTTATCTAGAAATGCATGTTCATTCGAACTAGAAGTATGTTTATTGGAAGGTATTTCCGAAGATAAACTATTAGTTGgtatacgaagaaaaagattaaagggTGATGCGTGGGTTTATAAACGAGTATGCGAAGAGGTTCTAGCTTTGGCAGCAGAAGATATATCTAGTGGACAAAAAGATGGTTCTTCGGAATCAAAGTGTCCTATCTAG
- the LOC127061592 gene encoding maternal embryonic leucine zipper kinase-like isoform X2, with protein sequence MMVRYAALKGLYELEKTIGSGGFAKVKLGIHVATGEKVAIKIMDKTALGDDLPRVKLEVEALKTLLHQHICKLYQVIETDTYYFMVIEYCSGGELFDHIVERNRLTESESRKFFRQIVSAVAYLHSLGYAHRDLKPENVLLDKDENLKLIDFGLCAKPKSGMQSHLYTSCGSPTYAAPELILGKKYLGSEVDIWSMGVILYALLCGFLPFDDNSIENLYKKILSGKYDEPGWLSSSSKRLIRAMLQRDPKKRITIQELCNHPWITSGFLNPISFVHKTNFEKDDDVLSTMSAICGEHSSDIWNILAKSDRTDYRTATYLLLLDRKLRGLSLKISSSAKSYFRQGLTGVDLPQHEGGIHNFITNLEHSPRSKIIRRSPVTNDCSTNKYKTPVADKTVKQFTEPQTACRKRLRSKESDECSSPVPIKKCTEKNKLVSTPTNNVPSESRDAQSSTPGSARKVIMGLERGLHRVRCVLTPKRRIKNENIDPDQPTVLSGKGLCNVSSTSSDCPKYVLSQLRRALRRKGIMCHQKGNACSFELEVCLLEGISEDKLLVGIRRKRLKGDAWVYKRVCEEVLALAAEDISSGQKDGSSESKCPI encoded by the exons atgaTGGTGCGATATGCAGCTCTTAAGGGATTATATGAGTTGGAAAAGACAATTGGAAGCGGAGGTTTCGCAAAAGTTAAACTTGGTATACATGTTGCGACTGGAGAAAAAGTTGCTATTAAAATTATGGATAAAACAGCTTTGGGC GATGATTTACCAAGGGTAAAATTAGAAGTAGAAGCGCTCAAAACTTTGCTACATCAACACATATGTAAATTGTATCAAGTTATAGAAACAGacacatattattttatggtaATAGAATATTGTTCAGGAGGAGAATTGTTTGATCACATAG tcGAAAGAAACAGATTGACCGAGTCAGAATCTCGCAAATTTTTTCGTCAAATTGTTTCCGCAGTAGCATATTTGCATAGCCTTGGATATGCTCATCGTGATCTTAAACCT gaaaatgttttattagatAAAGATGAAAACTTGAAACTCATTGATTTTGGTTTATGCGCGAAACCAAAAAGTGGAATGCAATCGCATTTGTATACTTCTTGTGGTTCTCCAACTTATGCAGCACCGGAATTGATATTaggcaaaaaatatttag GTTCAGAAGTAGACATCTGGAGCATGGGAGTCATTCTTTATGCTTTACTCTGTGGTTTCCTTCCATTTGATGACAATAGTATAGagaatttatacaaaaaaattttg agtGGGAAGTATGACGAGCCAGGCTGGTTATCTAGTAGTAGCAAAAGATTAATTCGTGCAATGTTACAAAGAGATCCAAAAAAGAGGATAACGATTCAAGAATTGTGCAATCACCCATGGATAACATCAGGTTTCCTTAATCCAATATCATTTGTTCATAAAACTAAT TTTGAGAAAGATGACGATGTATTAAGTACTATGTCTGCAATTTGTGGAGAACACAGTTCGGATATATGGAATATATTAGCTAAAAGTGACAGAACTGATTATAGAACAGCCACATATTTATTActacttgatagaaaattgCGTGgcctttctttaaaaatttcatcctCTGCAAAGTCTTATTTCAGGCAGGGCTTG ACAGGAGTCGATTTGCCGCAGCATGAAGGTggaattcataattttatcacAAATTTGGAACACTCTCCTAGaagtaaaataattagaaGATCACCTGTCACCAATGACTGCTCAActaataaatacaaaactcCTGTTGCTG ataaaacTGTAAAACAATTCACAGAACCGCAGACTGCTTgtagaaaaagattaagaagTAAAGAATCAGATGAGTGTTCTTCCCCTG TGCCAATAAAGAAGTGtactgaaaaaaataaacttgtATCAACACCTACTAATAACGTACCATCAGAATCTAG agatGCACAATCCTCGACGCCGGGAAGTGCAAGAAAAGTTATAATGGGTTTGGAGAGAGGGTTGCATCGTGTTAGGTGCGTTCTTACTCCAAAACGgcgaattaaaaatgaaaatatagatCCTGATCAGCCGACTGTACTTTCTGGTAAA GGTTTGTGCAATGTATCATCGACATCCAGTGATTGTCCAAAATACGTCTTATCACAATTACGACGAGCTTTACGACGTAAAGGAATTATGTGTCATCAAAAAGg AAATGCATGTTCATTCGAACTAGAAGTATGTTTATTGGAAGGTATTTCCGAAGATAAACTATTAGTTGgtatacgaagaaaaagattaaagggTGATGCGTGGGTTTATAAACGAGTATGCGAAGAGGTTCTAGCTTTGGCAGCAGAAGATATATCTAGTGGACAAAAAGATGGTTCTTCGGAATCAAAGTGTCCTATCTAG